The following proteins come from a genomic window of Peromyscus eremicus chromosome 23, PerEre_H2_v1, whole genome shotgun sequence:
- the Diablo gene encoding diablo IAP-binding mitochondrial protein isoform X2, translating to MLAGFGMTLCAVPIAQKSEPHSLSNEALMRRAVSLVTDSTSTFLSQTTYALIEAITEYTKAVYTLASLYRQYTSLLGKMNSQEEDEVWQVLIGARVEMTSKQQEYLKLETTWMTAVGLSEMAAEAAYQTGADQASITARNHIQLVKSQVQEVRQLSQKAETKLAEAQTEELHQKTQEAVDERADQEEEAYLRED from the exons AAATCGGAGCCTCACTCTCTTAGTAACGAAGCATTAATGAGGAGGGCTGTATCTTTGGTGACCGATAGCACCTCCACCTTTCTGTCCCAAACCACGTACGCTCTCATCGAAGCAATCACCGAGTATACGAAG GCTGTTTATACGTTAGCATCTCTGTATCGACAGTATACAAGTTTACTTGGGAAAATGAATTCACAGGAGGAAGATGAAGTGTGGCAGGTGCTTATAGGAGCCAGAGTCGAG ATGACTTCAAAACAGCAGGAATACTTGAAGCTGGAAACCACTTGGATGACTGCAGTGGGCCTTTCAGAGATGGCCGCGGAGGCTGCCTATCAAACTG GAGCCGATCAGGCCTCTATAACGGCCAGGAACCACATCCAGTTGGTGAAGTCGCAGGTGCAGGAGGTGCGCCAGCTCTCCCAGAAAGCCGAAACCAAGCTGGCTGAGGCACAGACCGAAGAGTTGCACCAGAAAACCCAGGAAGCTGTTGACGAGAGGGCTGACCAGGAAGAGGAGGCCTACCTGCGTGAAGATTGA
- the Diablo gene encoding diablo IAP-binding mitochondrial protein isoform X3, which yields MRRAVSLVTDSTSTFLSQTTYALIEAITEYTKAVYTLASLYRQYTSLLGKMNSQEEDEVWQVLIGARVEMTSKQQEYLKLETTWMTAVGLSEMAAEAAYQTGADQASITARNHIQLVKSQVQEVRQLSQKAETKLAEAQTEELHQKTQEAVDERADQEEEAYLRED from the exons ATGAGGAGGGCTGTATCTTTGGTGACCGATAGCACCTCCACCTTTCTGTCCCAAACCACGTACGCTCTCATCGAAGCAATCACCGAGTATACGAAG GCTGTTTATACGTTAGCATCTCTGTATCGACAGTATACAAGTTTACTTGGGAAAATGAATTCACAGGAGGAAGATGAAGTGTGGCAGGTGCTTATAGGAGCCAGAGTCGAG ATGACTTCAAAACAGCAGGAATACTTGAAGCTGGAAACCACTTGGATGACTGCAGTGGGCCTTTCAGAGATGGCCGCGGAGGCTGCCTATCAAACTG GAGCCGATCAGGCCTCTATAACGGCCAGGAACCACATCCAGTTGGTGAAGTCGCAGGTGCAGGAGGTGCGCCAGCTCTCCCAGAAAGCCGAAACCAAGCTGGCTGAGGCACAGACCGAAGAGTTGCACCAGAAAACCCAGGAAGCTGTTGACGAGAGGGCTGACCAGGAAGAGGAGGCCTACCTGCGTGAAGATTGA